The genomic stretch ATTGTTGAAAGCTTCGCTGCAAGGATCGCTCTTCAATCAGTGTCCTTCTCTGTAATCGCTTGCTTATACATTTACACCTCGTCCGATCGGGAAGGGAGGATTATTTCCGGTGCATTTCTTGGTGTTCTAGCTCTAGTGATTGTCACGGCAGCTCCCAGTGTGGCTTCCAAGGGCGAGATGGCTCCAGTAattgtcatgctcgtctgcaatctcATAGCTCTACTGGTATACTGCATCTGGAAGATCAGTGCGCTAGTGCAGGCTTGTCTCCGGCGCCTTCGTGCCCGCGGCAAAgctccagctgctgctgctgatccaGAGGCGCCACTTGCAACGATGCTGAAGCCAGAAGTAGCCGCCTCTACTGCTCCCGTGCAGGTGCAGCAGACCACGTTCCACATCGAGGACCTGCCGCGGAAGTTCTCCTACGACGAGATCCGAGCCGTCACCGGAGACTTCGGAACCGTAGTGGGGCGCGGCGGCTCCGCCGAAGTCTTCCGAGGCCTCCTCGACGACGGCACGGCGGTCGCCGTCAAGCGGATCACCAGCTACAAGCCTGTCGGCGAGGAAGAGTTCTTGAGAGAGATCTCCATCGTCGCCAACGTGCACCAGCGCAGCCTGGTGCGCCTACTGGGATACTGCCTCGTGCAAggggtgccggtgccggtgccgggcACCACCCGCGGCCAGTACCTTGTGTACCCGTTCTTCGAGAACGGGTCACTGGACTGGTGGCTGTTCAACGGCGAGGACAGGCGGCGCCTCCTGCCGTGGCCGACGCGGCGCCGCATCGCCGCCGACGTGGCCAGGGCGCTCGCGTACCTCCACCACGAGTGCCACCGGCAGATCCTGCACCTCGACATCAAGCCGGCCAACATCCTCCTCGACGGCGGCTTCCGCGCGCACGTGTCGGACTTCGGCATCTCCATGTCCATCGCGCAGGACCTCACCAGCGTCGACACCTGCGGGAGGGGCACGCCCGGGTACATGGCGCCGGAGATATGGTTCAGCTCGCTGTCCACCAAGTCCGACGTGTACAGCTACGGCATGACGCTCCTCGAGATCGTCGGCGGCCGCAGGGGCTACGAGCAGGCCAGAAGGGACCCGTCCGAGACTCCGGACTTCTTCGCGCGCGTCGTGCGGGAGAAGATGGCGCGAGGAGAGCTCATGGAGCTTGTGGACGCGACCATGGCGCCCGTGGACGAGGGGGAGGTGGAGGCGCTGGTAAGGGTGGCGCTCTGCTGCGTCCAGCACCAGCGGGAGCTGAGGCCCAGCATGCTAACTGTTGTGGAAATGCTCGAGGGGCGTATTGCTGCCGATCTGCCGCCGGAGAGCCGTCCGTCGCCCGGCGCGAAATTTACGTAGCATCTTTCCTCGCCGGTCACGCAGAACAGTGGTACTGACTACTGAGCAGTGAGTACTGACAGGTGACAATAATTTTTTGCTTTAAATTTTGCTTTTATTTCAATAGTTATACTTTATAAAATTTTGCTTTGAATTAAATGTAGTTTTTTGTAATACAAATTGAACTTGATCGTATGAGtttcaatattttttttcatgtgGATCTCAATTGTATCTAGAATGTGGAATTTGGCCCTTGATCCTCGAATGAGCAAAAGTTGTACCGCTGTACGGTGCTAGAAAGAATGTGGATGCCAATTCCGCTGATGATGGTACACGAGACAAAAATTGTTGAgaaatcattttttttttgccaaactagctaaatgcccgtgcgttgcaacgagaATAATATTCGACCAACTTAGCATGGTCCAACAACTGCCAAAGTCAAGGTTTGTGGCGACACAACCTGACACTTTACCACGGTATGTAGCCCTAATTTTAATAAAATTTGAATGTTCCATTTCAAACAAAATAGCTTTGAGTGTTTCACTTCAAACAAACACAGATTATCACTACTGTAAAAAAACATAGATATCACAAACACAACTCTAGAAAACCTTTTTAAAAGATCCTTCGTAGTATACATGAATAGAATAGAATAGAATAGAATAGCAAAAACTTACAATGATTAAAAGCTTTCGCTGTATTCTTTGAATTAGGAAAACAGGTACTAAAAAAACATGAATGTTATAACATATGTTGCCATGAGTATAATAAAACATGAATTGTTAAACAGGCTGAGAAGCAATGTTTTGCTATCAATCAAAATAAAAGTAAAACATGAATTGTTAAATAGGCTGAGAAGCAATGTTTTGCTGACATTCATATGCATTTGCTTACAAAATCCAAATTTTCAGTGCTTACACAACCAGGACATCAGCAGTTAATAAACTTCAAGAGTGGGGCTCTGAAAAAATATTATCTATACACACGTTGAAATTATAGAAAATCTATTGCACAGACACACTGATATAGTAGCTTCTAGATGCCTAATTCCACTGGATATTTCCCTCACAAGTGCTTTTAGATGCCTAATTCCATCCCGACCACAGTAGATCAAGGGAGGCATTTAAGATTTGCAGAGCATTGAAACAATTAATTTTTTCATGAGAGCAAAGTTCTTAGTTAGACATAAAACACCGAGCACAGAAAACAATGCTCcagaatttttattttctaccaTATGTCCATATTCACTATAGTCGCTATAAAATAAATCTGCATTTCTATGCAGAACATTCTTACTTGAGGTCTGAAAATCTTCATCAAGGAAGGATTTCTTCTGACAAAATTCTCCCACTTTGTTGTATCTATTTTCCATTCCCTGTTCATTAGAATCATTACTAATCAAAAGACAAACATTACAACAGTAAAGTACAGAAAAAGTTTGATCCTAAGGTTAGAAAACATTCACCTTAGAATAGTAGAAAACTAAAAAATCACACTCAACTGCTCTAGTTAAAAAATTCTAAAAAAACATACACAATTGTCATGACAATCTTCCATATATAAAATGGCAGAAGCACTTACGAGAGAGAGTAAAGACTCCAAAACTCATTAACCAAGCATCAAATTCTCCAATCAAGCACGCATGACTCTATTCTAACCATTCTATCTCTCTGTTGGACCACAACATCATAAACTTTCACTAATGTGCCAAAATCACAGTCTAGAATATTGGGGAAAAATTCTAAAATGCTCAACTTGAAGTACTTGAAGAAGGGCAACTTAACAAATTCCTATAGGATTGGATGCGGGACAGCAATACCCCCTTGTTGATGGCGTCCATCATCTCATAGGCCCAGCAACAGTCTCCACCATTCACGTGTACATGTAGCCTAAAATAGATCACACCACAACCTAAGAAATCGGAACCACGTCAAACAAATCATCCCCTCCCCACCACCACGGCATGAAAAACAGGCAGACAAATCACAAAACCAAATCATGTCCAAAATCGCACACTTGAAATTTCCTAACCTAACTGGAATGCTATCTACATTTCAAGAGGCTAAATAAATCACCGATCCTAGTTGAGCAAGCCTAATTTTGTCAACTTCTAAACAACCATACATACAACCATGTGCACACCATGATAATTTCTACTGGGTACATATACGGCATCATTATGGCAGACAAACGATTTGCAGTATAACAAATTGAAACACCAAGATAgaccatatatatacacatggaGGATAAGGACACTCAGACTGCTTTACAGAATAACATCACTTGCACCAGATCTTGTATGAGGACTATAATCAATCAACTAAATATGATTACAGACATGTGCTTGTCAAGGAAAATTATGTGACAATATGATAGAGATGAAAAAATCAGTTCATCTTTAAAAACGATCACTCATCTGAGAAAGCAATGCAACTATTACCGAGACATATATCAATGAACTAATTTGATACTGAGCGCAGTTCGTAAGACATTTAAATTCGTAGTGAATAATGAATATATGTGTAGTGTAAAACTACCCGTTGACAAGATTTAAAATACTTGATAGAAAAATCATACAAAGTACTATAAACAATTCCATAGCATACTGGACCAATTCGGCCTCGACGAACTCCTAAATTGACCCCCAAAACTGATTGTCCAAACTGAATCTGTACTCTGAGAGAAACTGACACTAATATTCACAATACGATATCTCCAGTAGTACTCAACGAAATTGGAAAGGTAATGAAAAGTTCCACAATCTATATGGGAGACCTCGATCTGGTACTACGGGATATTCTAATTCGACAGCTATATCCCACAGCTAAATGCATGGGAGACCTCGATCTGCTACCGTGCTGCATATTCTACTACAATACATGGACAGGGTTAATCAGACAGGGCTAAATGTACAACACAGATGAAAAAGTGCTACGATTCAATACCTCAAACAGATCAGAAACTTGCCCTCATCCTGATGCCCCTTCCTGTCTTCTCCCTTCGCAAAATCAGCTGCAGTGCATCAACACCAAGAGGGCAACGATCTGCAGCCCAAAAGAGGTTCATTGGGATAAAagaaatattatgccatatccaCAGCCACTGAGATACCTCTCATGGATAATAGATCGGAAGGCAAATGGCAAATGGCTCATACCTCATATCAGTCAAGAGGCCAATGACGCTAGAGAAGGATACGACGTTGTGCCACAGGAACCACGGCGAGGGGGAACCACGCTGCCGCCATGAGGAACTGCCCTGCTTTTTCATCCGCGACGAACCACGTCGCCGGCACAGAGGACGGCGACCGGAGGGAGGCACCGGGCACATGAAGGGCAGCGGCCGGAGGGAGTCCCGGTGGGGAAAGGAAGCAGGGCCGGGCGGCGCGTAGGGAGTCGCAGGCTAGCGGGAGCGCAGCGAGCGGTTGCACGGCACAGAGAGCCGGGCAGGGTCAAACGCGTGCCGAGGCAGGGCGACAAGCAGCCGGCGAAGGCGAGGTCGCAGGGGCGGCGGTTCCTTGGAGCGAGATGAACTGGGAGCTGGGCAAAGTGCGTGCGTGATGCCATGGTGGTTCTCCGGAGCGATTAGCGCGCAAGGGGCGGCGATTAGTGTGTGGTTGGTTTTTTTCGTCAGAACGTGCGGTTGTGGGGAGCTTACCGCGAGGGGGGGGGGCGATTAGCCACCGCTGACCATGACTTGTGAGtcttttttagttgtagagattgtAGAGATACCAAGgggttgtttagttcctaaaaatttttgtaaaatttttcaagattttccgtcacattaaatcttgtgtcacatatatgaagcattaaatatagataaaaaataactaattgcacagtttgtctgtaatttacgagatgaatcttttaagactagttagtccatgattagacaatagttatcaaatataaataaaagcgcTATAAtagctattttgcaaaattttctgcaaCTAACCATGGCCCAACTTCGTTGAGAGATTTTCTGGATTTTTTTTGGGAGAACCAAGAGGCAAGGATGTCTGGTGGAAAATATTTGTGTTGGCCGGAGTGGGCTAGAGCTTGTGGAAGACCAGGAACAATTGGGTCTTCTGTCTTCTCTAACATCTCCCTTAATATTGATTGATGGCGAGAATTGAGGACTTCCTCAACGCGATCGTTAAGAAACTCTAGGACGGATTGACAAGATGGACATCATGATCTTAATCCAACCGTGTGGGATAATAAGGCCATGTTTGGTTTGGGCTGTTTTTTTAACATATACCAttaaatgtttggacacatgtatggagtactaaatatagattttttacaaaaatttttttatgaaactattcaa from Sorghum bicolor cultivar BTx623 chromosome 3, Sorghum_bicolor_NCBIv3, whole genome shotgun sequence encodes the following:
- the LOC8058237 gene encoding probable receptor-like protein kinase At5g20050; its protein translation is MAPVIVMLVCNLIALLVYCIWKISALVQACLRRLRARGKAPAAAADPEAPLATMLKPEVAASTAPVQVQQTTFHIEDLPRKFSYDEIRAVTGDFGTVVGRGGSAEVFRGLLDDGTAVAVKRITSYKPVGEEEFLREISIVANVHQRSLVRLLGYCLVQGVPVPVPGTTRGQYLVYPFFENGSLDWWLFNGEDRRRLLPWPTRRRIAADVARALAYLHHECHRQILHLDIKPANILLDGGFRAHVSDFGISMSIAQDLTSVDTCGRGTPGYMAPEIWFSSLSTKSDVYSYGMTLLEIVGGRRGYEQARRDPSETPDFFARVVREKMARGELMELVDATMAPVDEGEVEALVRVALCCVQHQRELRPSMLTVVEMLEGRIAADLPPESRPSPGAKFT